The genomic stretch gttaaaaaaggaagATAtacgttgtatatatatgtatgtgctgcggttgctttaagaaccttgtgacagctgccgtaaaggaagtgcgttgctagcctggttgctatgtttccggttggttgtaaaagtgttggtcatgtgtttgtaccctgctcaaatctctcagtaaagttattcattggattataccttttgttttgaactttattacaccttggagcgctttttccggtccattgtttttcctgctttccctatctgcgcctaatgactgagctacgtgacgtcatttcttgtgatgtcacacagagcatttctggtcgggacaggattcgttcccaggtattcgaataaagaaccaactctttttctttactatagtggtctcgataacgggtactggttctcaaaaagggattcgagtccgaggactcggttctaacaaccgggaaaaccggtttcgagtatcatccctacctgtatctcaaatcaatgtcaccTGTTGAAATGAATTGGAATCTATTCAATCGGTGCTTGGTGCCccacaaaatcaatcaatcaatgtttatttatatagccctaaatcacaagtgtctcaaagggctgcacaagccacaacgacatcctcggttcagatcccacatcagggcaaggaaaaactcaacccagtgggatgacaatgggaaaacttggagaggaccgcagatgtgggcgagCCCCCTAGGGCGACTGgtacaatggacgtcgagtggatctagcataatattgtgaaagtccagtccatagtggatctagcataatattgtgaaagtccagtccatagtggatctaacataaaattgtgagagtccagtccatagtggatctaacataatagtgagagtccagtccatagtggagctaacataatagtgtgagtgtccagtctatagtgtatctaacataatagtgagagtccagtccatagtggatctaacataatagtgagagtccagtccacagtggatctaacataatattgtgaaagtccagtccatagtggatctaacataatagtgagagtccagtccatagtggatctaacataatattgtgaaagtccagtccatagtggatgtaacataatagtgagagtccagtcaatagtggatctagcataatattttgaaagtccagtccatagtcgatctaacataatactgagagtccagtccatagtggatctaacataatattgtgaaagtccagtccaaagtgcatctaacataatagtgagagtccagtccatagtggatctaacataatattgtgagagtccagtccatagtggatctaacataatagtgagagtccagaccatagtggatctaacataatagtgtgagagtccagtccatagtggatctagcataatagtgtgagtccagtccatagtggatctaacataatagtgagagtccagtccatagtggatctaacataatagtgtgagagtccagtccatagtggatctaacataatagtgagagtccagtccatagtggatctagcataatattgtgagagtccagtccatagtggatctaacataatgttgtgaaagtccagtccatagtggatctaacataatagtgagagtccagtccatagtggatctaacataatattgtgagagtccagtccatagtggatctaacataatagtgtgagagtccagtccatagtggatctaacataatagtgtgagagtccagtccatagtggatctagcataatagtgagagtccagtccatagtggatctagcataatagtgagagtccagtccatagtggatctagcataatattgtgagtccagtccatagtggggccagcaggaaaccatcccgaacggatcagagatgtccccaaccgatgcacaggcgagcggtccaccccgggtccccactctggacagccagcacttcatccgtggctaccggacctgtgcccccccccccccccccccccccacaagagagagaggggcagagcagaaaagaaaagaaacggcagatcaactggtctaaaacgggggtctatttaaagactagagtatacaattgagtttttagatgggacttaaatgcttctactgaggtagcattttaacatgtttttaAGAAGAAAAACAATTCTGTatgaaatattgtatgaaaacaatacaatagactgGAGCACAAATAAgtccagtagttttatgaagcaaTATAatggtaatgtacagtatttacctcggagagtggacttctacggtatctccttccggCACCTTCTCcgtattttcatgaataaatgtcaGCCTTTTAAATATGtaatgcacatactgtacattaccttttgcaataTATTAATCgacattattatgtgttgtccacctgaccacctgagggcaccacagactgtggatgcttttaaaaaagccttttttttttttttttttttttttttagatatatgcatactagttctagctatttggctgttcgagtttttatttttaattatccttttattttatttttttaatacactgtagcactttgaggttgtttactcaatgttaagtgctttttacaaataaaatataatatcattactattgtcaactttgtactttttttatgtcattgcctggaataaataaataaatgaaaaatgaaatgaaatgttaTTAACATCGTCAGCGAGCGTTATCGATTCATCCTGCATGAGTATGGTGCAGATCACAAGTATGGATATtattaaaataagttaaaaatcGAATTATAAATTATTTCTGTTCTTTACAGCCAGCTTGACTCCACAAACCACTGCCGTTGTTTATTAACATAATTTATTCCCTCAATATAAACATTAGTCACAGTTTATGCTGCaggtaaatatttttttcaactcCAAAAAGCCACTGCGGAAATTTGTCATTTTACATCGCATGCACTCTTTCACTCTCTGAACATAACGTGTAATGATCACTGCCTCCTGTATTTTCTCTTACTACTCCCCAATTACTTTCTGCAGCTAATCAATTGCACACCAATTAATATCCAAAAACAAATAATTTCCTGTTGACACCTTAATACTGTTCCTCAAACAACATTAAAAGAAACTAATATTTTTCATCAATCAATTGTTTAATACTTCTTTATTTTGAATCATAAACAAGCAATTTTGGGGGACTTATTATACAAGATTAACTAGGCTGGACACTACATACACAATATACAAAAATGACATATGACAAAtatttacattaaaaataaaatgtacactCAACAAATATTCatttgtactgtttttaattgtaaaattcATGAAAAAAGGTTGTGGGTAATAAACTGAACCTTCAATGTACACCGTTTCAAAGGCAATTGTTTacaaatatatgtacaaaatacatccatccattttctattgcctgtcccttttggggtcgcggcagtgctggagcctatcccagctgcactcggggtaGGAGGAAGGAAATGTTATATATAAACGCACCTACTTGATTGGAAGAAAACCCCATTAATCTTAatagaaaatgtaaaaacatatcTATACATGGTATAACAAGACtgtgttacacacacaacaacgatgtcacacatgttatatgtgctgatgttgttagaaagtcaaagttttgacagtttattCCAAATGCtgcatctttatttgttgttgctgttctcaccagcacactcgTGTTTCTTATACTGGTACTtataagagaatctttcaccacacacactgcaactcaacactttctcgcCAGAGTGCGTTCTTGTGTGTCTTTTCAAATTGTGACTTTGCGTAAACCCTTTAAAGCaaattgaacagataaaaggtttttcgccagtgtgtattcttgtgtgttttttcaaatgtgcctTTTGGGTGAATCGTTTGCTACAAACTAAACACATGAATGGTttgtctccagtgtgtattctcatgtgtactttgaaATCAGTCTTCTCTTTAAAACATCTACCACATCTTGAACATGAAAATGGTTTTTCGCCAGTGTGTATTTTCATGTGGGTTATCAAATAATCCACCCGAGCGAATATTTTACTACAAACTGAGCAGGTAATTGTTTTTTCACCGGTGTGCATTCTCATGTGTGCCTTCAGATTACTCTTGCGTATAAAACCTGTACTGCAGACTgagcaggtaaaaggtttttcttcagtgtgcgttctcatgtgttctttcaGATAACGGTTATGAAAAGTTTTGTCGCAGTGAGAGCATGTGAAGTGTgttttgtcagtgtgacatgtcttatcatctttagagtcttcatcatcagtgtcaggagagtgtgacgttgtgtcctcactatctgatagtggagctaagagcttgtctgcttgtgatcctccacagtggtctccatcagcttctgttgtcatgtgttgagttgagctgctgcttggaggctccgcctctctcttctcctcactttcacctttgacctcatcatcttcactcttcacagggacaccaatcactgggaactcctccaaccattcaagatgctctccatcttgactgatgctgtgttcctcctgctCCTCCTTCTTAATGTAAATACTATGTGGCTCTTTCTCCTCTATAAAGTGGGGGTAGTGtgactcctcctcttcttcttcctttatATGTGGGGGATGTGGCTCCCTCATTTTCTGCTCAGGGAGATCTGcaagacacacaaaaacaaacacaagtCCAGATTTGCCCAGTCACATGAGACATTGTCCTGCACCAGCATATATTCTGATCATTTCTCTGAAGATCTTATACATCACCACATAGACATTCAAGATGTCATAACcatactgtacatcaggggtgtttAAACTATGGCCCGGGGTTCAAATGCAGCCTGCAGGAGTCTTCAACGTCAAGAGGTGTTGTCAAATTAATCTTATATAcacaagtatttggccacctgccttgacttacataagaacttgaagtgccatctcatTCCTAATAGGGTTcctatatgatgtcggtccacattttgcagctattacagcttcaactcttctgggaaggctgtccacaaggttgcggagtgtgtttataggaattttccaccattcttccaaaagcgcattagtgaggtcacacactgatgatgTTGGTCGTGAAGGTCtcccttctaattcatcccaaaggtgttttatcaggttcaggtcaggactctgtgcaggccagtcaaggtcatccacaccagactctgtccctCCATGTCTTTATgatccttgctttgtgcactagtgcacagtcatgttggaagaggaaggggcccgctccaaactgttcccacaaggttgggagcatggaattgtccaaaatgttttggtatcctggagcattcaaagttcctttcactggaactaaggggccaagcccaactcctgaaaaacaaccccacaccagaattcctcctccaccaaatttcacactccgcacaatgcagtccaaaatgtaccgttctcctggaaacctctaaacccagacttgtccatcagattgccagatggaaaagcgtgattcatcagtccagagaagctGTCTCCACTGCTCctgagtccagtggcgacatgctttacaccactgcatcccacgctttgcattggacttggtgatgtatggcttagatgcagctgctcggccatggaaacccattccatgaagctctctgcgtactgtacgtgggctaattggaaggtcacatgaagtttggagctctgtagcaactgactgtgcagaaattcggcgacctctttgcactctcTGTCaaattcaaatgattacatttaagacatgaagtctatgagcatgaactgatgaagcctacttgtcttctaagacaaagtgaacattccagttgtgatggactgaatgccctgagaataaaatgatatgtgcttacttggactgtgatgaagctgtgaggactcaggtggtttgtcttcatgctcttcagtcttcacagagacaacagtcagtggaaacttggtgagatcagcctcctcctgccctagaagacactcttcctccggagtgatccacacttcctcctcttcctctttaatgtgggggggctgctggacgtctgttggggAAATAAGTAAATAAAGATTAAGAGAGAAGAGAAATAGTTTTTGACTGATAGTGTTAACACAAAGAGATTatttgtgttctcatgtgtgttgaAAGTGTGTGGCTCAAAAACCAATAAAAACACAGGAAAGtcttcattttgagtaaaaaacagGTTTGGAAAATTTGAGGGGGTGCAATTTACACCAGTAGCGgacagcattgattgaggcattctcaaaggcctactgaaacccactactaccgaccacgcagtctgatagtttatatatcaatgatgaaatcttaacattgcaacacatgccaatacggccgggttagcttactaaagtgcaattttaaatttcgcgcggaatatcctgctgaaaacgcctcggtatgatgacatcagcgcgtgacgtcacggattgtagaggacattttgggacagcatggtggccagctattaagtcgtctgttttcatggcaaaattccacagtattctggacatctgtgttggtgaatcttttgcaatttgttcaatgaacaatggagacagcaaagaagaaagctgtaggtgggaagcggtgtattgcgggcggctgcagcaacacaaacacagccggtgtttcattgtttacattcccagaagatgacagtcaagctttaccattggcctgtggagaactgggacaacagagactcttaccaggaggactttgagttggatgcgcagacgcggtaccgtgagtacgcatgcagctgcggcttccaaacatttgatcgcttgcccgtacatgcatgtcacgtacgtaactttggggactttggggaaatatatgtgctgtaggaactttggggaggtgaacggtactttgggctgtgggattcagtgtgttgtgcaggtgtttgagttgtattggcgggttatatggacgggaggggggaggtgtttgttatgcgggattaatttgtggcatattaaatataagcctggttgtggctaatagagtatatatatatgtcttgtgtttatttactgttttagtcattcccagctgaatatcaggtcccacccgcctctcacagcatcttccctatctgaatcgctcccactgccctctagtccttcactctcactttcctcatccatgaatctttcatgctcgctcaaattaatggggaaatcgtcgctttctcggtgcgaatcgctctcgctgctggtggccatgattgtaaacaatgtgcagatgtgaggagctccacaacctgtgacatcacgctacttgtctgctacttccggtacaggtaaggcttttttatcagcgaccaaaagttgcgaactttatcgtcgatgttctctactaaatccgttcagcaaaaatatggcaatatcgcgaaatgatcaagtatgacacatagaatggacctgctatccctgtataaataagaaaatcgcatttcagtaggcctttaacttcacACTCACTGGCGTAAAGTGTGTAAGCATGTTTTTTCTGGGTACACCTCAGTCTATTACACCTAAACCTTAtctctaaccttatccttgtaagGCATTGTCCTAACATAAAGTAAATATCATGGAAATGAAACACATTTCTCGTAGCAAATGTTTTTGTCATCAAGTAAAATAAttttctttattgtcattttgttggctgggccaaaaggaactcctcccaaaacatgttttactatgtggtgtttttatggagtatctccatccataggcgccgatctacatttctgccagtgggtgtgtgtgtattaaaaaaaaaaaaagacgttcagcgaagttaatatcTCATATgctttgtggctttattattttgtaaaaacagaccaaactcgccacaaaattaactaaaacaagattgatttttcaaaaattattttaaagattgaaagttgtatCAGATGATACATCTAATGGGatagcgtggcgcagttgggagagtgtccgtgccagcaacctgagggttcctggttcaatccccaccttctaccaactgtgTCGCGTCCGttatgtccttgagcaagacacttcacccttgctcctgatgagtcgtggttcttgccttgcatggcagctcccgccatcagcgtgtgaatgtgtgtgtgaatgggtgaatgtggaaataatgtcaaagcgcttttggtaccttgaaggtagaaaaacgctataaaagtataacccatttaccatcaatcccacgtgggtgcttggCATTGTCGGCGCCTATGtctccatcaacaattcctctttagaGCCCAGCTCTCACATTCACttggagaccatctacgacacgctgaaggaaagtcagtcacctttatgttcttttactaaatcaagtgttgactactttgTTTATTGAAAAGTGATTGACattaaatgtttactttcacttcgccataaccacaacaccagggggagctccactaaccacgttaaacccagattccgatctaacaaaggtcttaactcattctccttctatgtcacatcaatatggaatgcactcccaacaggtgtaaaagaaagtgcatctccatcctccttcaaaactgcactaaaagaacacctccaggcaacttcaaccctagactaacaccctccccccaccacatcccacctccccggattgtaaaaaatcaaatgtaaataatcaaatgtatatagttgttcttatgctttctgatctcactatgctcactgctcgctgtacatatcctaccaagtcagacctacacggtttcaatgtccatttctcagatgatgcaattgttgatgactgaagtgctgatatcaaccaaacctaaccccctccacatctcaccccccggattgtaaataatgtaaataattcactgtatatactctgatgattaacttgtgtgatgactgtattatgctgatagtatatatttgtaccatgaattgatttacgtggaccccga from Nerophis lumbriciformis linkage group LG26, RoL_Nlum_v2.1, whole genome shotgun sequence encodes the following:
- the LOC133624003 gene encoding uncharacterized protein isoform X1, with product MVISCWVNGCTNRRDGSVQRGFFSIPKIRHNEGEQTRKISEERRRLWLASINRKEEPSQHSKICSDHFVTGNPAALYDRANPDWAPTLKLSAKLTPKKLARLEQSVLDVQQPPHIKEEEEEVWITQEEECLLGQEEADLTKFPLTVVSVKTEDHEDKPPESSQLHHSPNLPEQKMREPHPPHIKEEEEEESHYPHFIEEKEPHSIYIKKEEQEEHSISQDGEHLEWLEEFPVIGVPVKSEDDEVKGESEEKREAEPPSSSSTQHMTTEADGDHCGGSQADKLLAPLSDSEDTTSHSPDTDDEDSKDDKTCHTDKTHFTCSHCDKTFHNRYLKEHMRTHTEEKPFTCSVCSTGFIRKSNLKAHMRMHTGEKTITCSVCSKIFARVDYLITHMKIHTGEKPFSCSRCGRCFKEKTDFKVHMRIHTGDKPFMCLVCSKRFTQKAHLKKHTRIHTGEKPFICSICFKGFTQSHNLKRHTRTHSGEKVLSCSVCGERFSYKYQYKKHECAGENSNNK
- the LOC133624003 gene encoding uncharacterized protein isoform X5, with the protein product MCERTIAEYEEELCPTKEEKERQHQLLDAVFKKHQVVLHRTDLPEQKMREPHPPHIKEEEEEESHYPHFIEEKEPHSIYIKKEEQEEHSISQDGEHLEWLEEFPVIGVPVKSEDDEVKGESEEKREAEPPSSSSTQHMTTEADGDHCGGSQADKLLAPLSDSEDTTSHSPDTDDEDSKDDKTCHTDKTHFTCSHCDKTFHNRYLKEHMRTHTEEKPFTCSVCSTGFIRKSNLKAHMRMHTGEKTITCSVCSKIFARVDYLITHMKIHTGEKPFSCSRCGRCFKEKTDFKVHMRIHTGDKPFMCLVCSKRFTQKAHLKKHTRIHTGEKPFICSICFKGFTQSHNLKRHTRTHSGEKVLSCSVCGERFSYKYQYKKHECAGENSNNK
- the LOC133624003 gene encoding uncharacterized protein isoform X4; the encoded protein is MCERTIAEYEEELCPTKEEKERQHQLLDAVFKKHQVVLHRTDVQQPPHIKEEEEEVWITPEEECLLGQEEADLTKFPLTVVSVKTEEHEDKPPESSQLHHSPNLPEQKMREPHPPHIKEEEEEESHYPHFIEEKEPHSIYIKKEEQEEHSISQDGEHLEWLEEFPVIGVPVKSEDDEVKGESEEKREAEPPSSSSTQHMTTEADGDHCGGSQADKLLAPLSDSEDTTSHSPDTDDEDSKDDKTCHTDKTHFTCSHCDKTFHNRYLKEHMRTHTEEKPFTCSVCSTGFIRKSNLKAHMRMHTGEKTITCSVCSKIFARVDYLITHMKIHTGEKPFSCSRCGRCFKEKTDFKVHMRIHTGDKPFMCLVCSKRFTQKAHLKKHTRIHTGEKPFICSICFKGFTQSHNLKRHTRTHSGEKVLSCSVCGERFSYKYQYKKHECAGENSNNK
- the LOC133624003 gene encoding uncharacterized protein isoform X2: MCEGTIAEYEEELCPTKEEKERQHQLLDAVFKKHQVVLHRTGNPAALYDRANPDWAPTLKLSAKLTPKKLARLEQSVLDVQQPPHIKEEEEEVWITQEEECLLGQEEADLTKFPLTVVSVKTEDHEDKPPESSQLHHSPNLPEQKMREPHPPHIKEEEEEESHYPHFIEEKEPHSIYIKKEEQEEHSISQDGEHLEWLEEFPVIGVPVKSEDDEVKGESEEKREAEPPSSSSTQHMTTEADGDHCGGSQADKLLAPLSDSEDTTSHSPDTDDEDSKDDKTCHTDKTHFTCSHCDKTFHNRYLKEHMRTHTEEKPFTCSVCSTGFIRKSNLKAHMRMHTGEKTITCSVCSKIFARVDYLITHMKIHTGEKPFSCSRCGRCFKEKTDFKVHMRIHTGDKPFMCLVCSKRFTQKAHLKKHTRIHTGEKPFICSICFKGFTQSHNLKRHTRTHSGEKVLSCSVCGERFSYKYQYKKHECAGENSNNK